Proteins co-encoded in one Gimesia chilikensis genomic window:
- a CDS encoding VOC family protein, translating to MSDVAPTECVQVQAFDHITLVVKDLEAARKFYVDFLGMDQVPRPAFSFEGHWYQIGGQQIHLILEHDQSGAAGQADVEPNTRTHHFAFQVQNANQAYAQALQQGIPIVSPPKPRPDGATQTFVNDPDGHIIELCSLGS from the coding sequence ATGTCTGATGTAGCCCCCACAGAATGTGTGCAGGTTCAAGCCTTCGATCACATCACGCTCGTGGTCAAAGATCTGGAAGCCGCGCGTAAGTTCTACGTCGATTTCCTGGGCATGGACCAGGTACCCCGGCCCGCGTTTTCCTTCGAAGGCCACTGGTACCAGATCGGCGGACAGCAGATTCACCTCATCCTGGAACACGATCAGTCCGGCGCAGCCGGCCAGGCCGATGTCGAACCGAACACCCGCACACACCATTTCGCCTTTCAGGTACAGAATGCGAATCAGGCCTATGCACAGGCGCTGCAGCAGGGAATCCCCATTGTTTCGCCTCCCAAACCTCGTCCCGACGGAGCCACCCAGACCTTCGTCAACGATCCGGACGGACACATCATCGAGCTCTGCTCGCTCGGGTCCTGA